One window of the Lycorma delicatula isolate Av1 chromosome 3, ASM4794821v1, whole genome shotgun sequence genome contains the following:
- the LOC142322194 gene encoding G-protein coupled receptor Mth2-like isoform X2 → MVPATSNGIVSREDEKKQFRRYLLYGWGLAFIICVPCRIVRFYILFTSNGDLEIVSRLMVLCFGSVIVLVSFNTVKFISLIWQIYKMSKQRKTLISDVNRHGRQAERNMMFLYFKFFFIMGIFRIPELLLTIYNCTELHIIIVSIIHFMEGLMIFLIFICKRRILHTVNYKLCPSLIIFKAEVHDQAPQMNTLLQQRMIILATTTGSSTIL, encoded by the exons ATGGTTCCGGCTACTTCAAATGGCATTGTGAGTAGAGAAGATGAAAAGAAACAGTTTAGAAGGTATTTGCTTTATGGATGGGGACTGGCATTTATTATTTGTGTCCCTTGTCGCATCGTGAGATTTTACATATTGTTTACATCAAATGGTGATTTAGAAATTG tatctCGTTTGATGGTATTATGCTTTGGTTCTGTAATAGTTCTGGTTAGTTTTAATACCGTaaagtttatttcactaatctggcaaatttataaaatgagcaaacagagaaaaacattaatatcagATGTAAACAGACATGGAAGACAAGCTGAAAGAAATAT gatGTTTTTATACTTCAAGTTTTTTTTCATCATGGGCATATTTCGGATACCAGAATTGTTATTAACAATTTACAATTGTACAGAGTTGCATATAATAATTGTcagtataatacattttatggAAGGTCTTatgatattcttaatatttatttgtaagcgTCGTATACTTcatacagttaattataaattgtgtCCATCGTTAATAATTTTCAAGGCAGAAGTACATGATCAAGCACCACAAATGAATACCTTGTTGCAACAAAGAATGATCATATTAGCTACTACTACAGGTTCTTcaacaattttgtaa
- the LOC142322194 gene encoding uncharacterized protein LOC142322194 isoform X4, which yields MNMNSEVKGLFHSITVVSRLMVLCFGSVIVLVSFNTVKFISLIWQIYKMSKQRKTLISDVNRHGRQAERNMMFLYFKFFFIMGIFRIPELLLTIYNCTELHIIIVSIIHFMEGLMIFLIFICKRRILHTVNYKLCPSLIIFKAEVHDQAPQMNTLLQQRMIILATTTGSSTIL from the exons atgaacatgaATTCAGAAGTAAAGGGCTTATTTCATAGTATTACag tagtatctCGTTTGATGGTATTATGCTTTGGTTCTGTAATAGTTCTGGTTAGTTTTAATACCGTaaagtttatttcactaatctggcaaatttataaaatgagcaaacagagaaaaacattaatatcagATGTAAACAGACATGGAAGACAAGCTGAAAGAAATAT gatGTTTTTATACTTCAAGTTTTTTTTCATCATGGGCATATTTCGGATACCAGAATTGTTATTAACAATTTACAATTGTACAGAGTTGCATATAATAATTGTcagtataatacattttatggAAGGTCTTatgatattcttaatatttatttgtaagcgTCGTATACTTcatacagttaattataaattgtgtCCATCGTTAATAATTTTCAAGGCAGAAGTACATGATCAAGCACCACAAATGAATACCTTGTTGCAACAAAGAATGATCATATTAGCTACTACTACAGGTTCTTcaacaattttgtaa
- the LOC142322194 gene encoding G-protein coupled receptor Mth2-like isoform X1, translating to MVPATSNGIVSREDEKKQFRRYLLYGWGLAFIICVPCRIVRFYILFTSNGDLEIVVSRLMVLCFGSVIVLVSFNTVKFISLIWQIYKMSKQRKTLISDVNRHGRQAERNMMFLYFKFFFIMGIFRIPELLLTIYNCTELHIIIVSIIHFMEGLMIFLIFICKRRILHTVNYKLCPSLIIFKAEVHDQAPQMNTLLQQRMIILATTTGSSTIL from the exons ATGGTTCCGGCTACTTCAAATGGCATTGTGAGTAGAGAAGATGAAAAGAAACAGTTTAGAAGGTATTTGCTTTATGGATGGGGACTGGCATTTATTATTTGTGTCCCTTGTCGCATCGTGAGATTTTACATATTGTTTACATCAAATGGTGATTTAGAAATTG tagtatctCGTTTGATGGTATTATGCTTTGGTTCTGTAATAGTTCTGGTTAGTTTTAATACCGTaaagtttatttcactaatctggcaaatttataaaatgagcaaacagagaaaaacattaatatcagATGTAAACAGACATGGAAGACAAGCTGAAAGAAATAT gatGTTTTTATACTTCAAGTTTTTTTTCATCATGGGCATATTTCGGATACCAGAATTGTTATTAACAATTTACAATTGTACAGAGTTGCATATAATAATTGTcagtataatacattttatggAAGGTCTTatgatattcttaatatttatttgtaagcgTCGTATACTTcatacagttaattataaattgtgtCCATCGTTAATAATTTTCAAGGCAGAAGTACATGATCAAGCACCACAAATGAATACCTTGTTGCAACAAAGAATGATCATATTAGCTACTACTACAGGTTCTTcaacaattttgtaa
- the LOC142322194 gene encoding G-protein coupled receptor Mth2-like isoform X3: protein MVPATSNGIVSREDEKKQFRRYLLYGWGLAFIICVPCRIVRFYILFTSNGDLEIVVSRLMVLCFGSVIVLVSFNTVKFISLIWQIYKMSKQRKTLISDVNRHGRQAERNMMFLYFKFFFIMGIFRIPELLLTIYNCTELHIIIKIVREDISGLLTWMFVCEFGMARIRHTYKNLC, encoded by the exons ATGGTTCCGGCTACTTCAAATGGCATTGTGAGTAGAGAAGATGAAAAGAAACAGTTTAGAAGGTATTTGCTTTATGGATGGGGACTGGCATTTATTATTTGTGTCCCTTGTCGCATCGTGAGATTTTACATATTGTTTACATCAAATGGTGATTTAGAAATTG tagtatctCGTTTGATGGTATTATGCTTTGGTTCTGTAATAGTTCTGGTTAGTTTTAATACCGTaaagtttatttcactaatctggcaaatttataaaatgagcaaacagagaaaaacattaatatcagATGTAAACAGACATGGAAGACAAGCTGAAAGAAATAT gatGTTTTTATACTTCAAGTTTTTTTTCATCATGGGCATATTTCGGATACCAGAATTGTTATTAACAATTTACAATTGTACAGAGTTGCATATAATAATT AAAATAGTTAGGGAAGATATTAGCGGGCTACTGACATGGATGTTTGTGTGCGAGTTTGGAATGGCACGTATCCGGCATACGTACAAGAACTTGTGTTAA